A single region of the Lysinibacillus sp. B2A1 genome encodes:
- a CDS encoding sporulation protein SpoOM, with amino-acid sequence MSFFNNVLASIGIGSATVDTRLEKTTYRAGEVMHGEIMVRGGQTEQQVDTIYLSINTTYIREANDNKYTEVAALQKIKVSEPFVIAAGERKTFPISITLPFETPITAGKTQVWIQTGLDIKNAVDPNDKDYICVQPTELAAHILDAISALGFRLREAECEQAPARFRGYYPFIQEFEFVPTGQYQNHLDELEIVFLSQSNHSAEILLQIDRKVRGIGSFFAEALDMDESYVRTTITKHDLPMIETKLQQIIAKHL; translated from the coding sequence ATGTCGTTTTTTAACAATGTACTTGCAAGTATTGGGATAGGCTCTGCAACGGTTGATACACGATTAGAAAAAACTACATACAGAGCTGGTGAAGTAATGCATGGCGAGATTATGGTACGAGGTGGGCAGACTGAACAGCAGGTCGATACGATTTATTTATCGATCAATACGACCTATATTCGAGAAGCGAATGACAATAAATATACGGAGGTAGCGGCACTACAAAAAATTAAAGTATCTGAGCCATTTGTTATTGCAGCAGGCGAACGGAAAACCTTCCCTATCTCTATTACATTACCATTCGAAACACCGATAACAGCAGGCAAGACCCAAGTATGGATTCAAACAGGACTTGATATTAAAAATGCAGTGGATCCAAACGATAAGGATTACATTTGTGTTCAGCCAACTGAGCTTGCTGCACATATACTAGACGCTATTAGTGCACTGGGTTTCCGTTTGCGTGAAGCAGAATGTGAACAGGCACCAGCTCGATTCCGCGGCTACTATCCATTCATTCAAGAATTTGAATTTGTGCCAACAGGACAATATCAAAATCATTTAGATGAGCTAGAAATTGTTTTTCTGTCACAATCTAATCATTCAGCAGAAATATTGCTGCAAATAGATCGCAAAGTTAGAGGCATTGGAAGCTTTTTCGCAGAAGCTCTTGATATGGACGAAAGCTATGTTAGAACCACGATTACTAAGCATGATTTACCAATGATTGAAACGAAGCTACAGCAAATTATTGCGAAGCATTTATAA
- a CDS encoding ABC transporter permease: protein MLKLIQNEWMKLWYKKGTWAMAAIVILFIIGPGIMMKYYETKNSEDISWKENEQLAIINYKEMLAGDDLSPADKTYFEDQIAISEYRLEHDVPSQKEGSLASFMSFSSNMLTLVTLFTVITAASIVSSEFSTGTIKMLLTRPMSRAKILTSKLITTFIFGLFLFVINVVVSAIVGFLLFGNGTGVELEMVNGQIVEKAIWNDLGYHYLLSGGDFVMSTLFAFLVGSVFRSSSLAIGLTMFLSFTGGMIVMFLSRYDIVKYIWLTHSDLTQYESGNPVIEGITMPFSLTVLAIYAIIFLVISYTSFMKRDVTA, encoded by the coding sequence TTGCTGAAGCTAATTCAAAATGAATGGATGAAATTGTGGTATAAAAAAGGAACATGGGCGATGGCCGCAATAGTAATTCTTTTTATTATTGGACCAGGTATTATGATGAAATACTATGAAACGAAAAATTCAGAGGATATTTCCTGGAAAGAAAACGAGCAACTGGCCATTATCAACTATAAAGAAATGTTAGCAGGAGACGATCTTTCTCCAGCAGATAAAACATATTTTGAGGATCAAATTGCAATATCTGAGTATCGTTTAGAGCATGATGTGCCGTCTCAAAAAGAGGGAAGTCTTGCAAGCTTTATGTCTTTTTCAAGTAATATGCTCACGTTAGTTACATTATTTACAGTGATTACAGCAGCAAGTATTGTATCGAGTGAATTCTCAACAGGTACTATTAAAATGCTGTTAACACGTCCAATGTCGCGGGCAAAAATATTAACCTCTAAATTAATCACAACCTTTATTTTTGGTCTGTTTTTATTTGTGATTAATGTCGTAGTAAGTGCCATAGTAGGATTCCTGTTATTTGGAAATGGGACGGGAGTCGAATTAGAGATGGTCAATGGACAAATAGTCGAAAAGGCTATATGGAATGATTTGGGGTATCATTACTTACTGTCTGGCGGTGACTTTGTGATGTCAACGCTATTTGCCTTCTTAGTAGGTTCTGTTTTCCGCTCAAGCTCTTTAGCTATTGGTTTAACGATGTTCTTGTCGTTTACAGGTGGAATGATTGTGATGTTCTTAAGTCGATATGATATTGTCAAATATATTTGGCTAACGCATTCTGATTTAACGCAATATGAATCGGGGAATCCAGTGATAGAAGGTATCACAATGCCATTCTCACTTACTGTCTTAGCGATTTATGCTATTATTTTCCTTGTAATCAGCTATACGTCCTTTATGAAACGCGATGTGACAGCATAG